AAAGCTGCTCCAAATGTTCCATGCGCATCCGGGCGAGGTGTTGTCGCGCGACCGGTTGCTGAACAAGGTCTGGGGCTACAACTATTACGGCACAACGCGCACGCTGGACCAGGTGATTGTGCAATTGCGCAAGAAGTTGGGTGACAACGGGGACGAGCCCCAACACTTGGTGACGGTGCATGGGGTCGGCTATAAGCTGGTGCTGTAGTGTGGGGATTGTCCACCCGAACCTTCAGCCGTGCTCTCTTGACGCTGCTCGTGAAATGCAAAAGGGGAGCGACTGGCAGATGTGCGCGCTACCCATAACTCCAGCCGTTGACTCTCGCCGCAAACGGCGGACACTACTGCTGTCATGACGGCCCCCGGCGATCCAGCGGTCGAGTTGCGAGGACTGACCAAGCGCTTTGGCAGCGTGCTGGCAAACGCTGGCGTGGACTTGCGGGTGGCGCCCGGCACGATCCACGGCGTCATCGGGGAGAACGGCGCAGGCAAATCCACGGCAATGAAGATTCTCTACGGCATGTTGCACCCGGACGCTGGGGAGATCTTCCTTGGCGGCAGGAAATGTGTTTGGGCCTCGCCCTCGGACGCCATTGCTGCGGGGGTTGGCATGGTGCACCAACATTTCATGCTCGCCGCACCATACTCCGCGCTGGATAACATCCTGCTGGGAGCCGAGCCGCTCCGGTACCGCGTGATAGACCGCAAGGGTGCCCGCGCGCGCCTGGAAACTCTGGCGCGCCAATATGGGTTGCCGGTGGATTGGGACCGCCCCGTCGAGGAGTTGCCCGTCGGTTTGCAGCAGCGCGTGGAAATCCTGAAGCTGCTCTATCGCGAGGCGCGCATTCTTATCCTGGACGAACCGACTGCGGTGCTAACCCCGCAGGAAACGAACGATTTGTTTGGCAACCTCGAGAAGCTGCGCGCGGAAGGCAAGACTGTTTTGCTGGTCACCCACAAGCTCAAAGACGTGATGTCCTTCACCGATCGCGCAACGGTGTTTCGCGGCGGCAAAGTGACCGGCGAAGTGGAGACGTCCCGGACCAATCCGCAGGAGCTTGCCAGCTTGATGGTGGGGCGAAAGGTGATGCTAAGCATTGATGTCCCGCCCGCCCGCCCGCGCGCGGAGCTGGCGCTGGAAGTCGCTGAGCTCACCCTGACGGGTCCAGCCGGCAGCCGACACCGACTCTCGCAGGTCAGCTTCGCAGTGAAGCATGGTGAGATTTTGGGCGTCGCCGGCGTTGAAGGCAACGGCCAGACAGAGCTGCTGCAAACGCTGCTGCATCCGCGCGAGTTCCGCGCCCGGATTTCCGGGACTGTCCGCATTTGCGGCGAAGAGGTGGATAGCTTTGATACTCTGAGGATTCGCGACCTGGGAGTCGCGGTCATTCCTGAAGATCGTCAACAGGAAGGGCTGTTGCTGGAACAGCCCGTCAGCGAGAGTTTCCTTTTAGGCCATCAACGGAGCCCTGCTTTCAGCCGTGCAGGCTTCCTCCGCTTGAATGCTCTGGCCCGCATAGCCGCACAAGCAGTCACGGATCACGACATTCGTCCACCGCACTTGACCTTGCTGGCAGGCAAGCTCTCCGGCGGCAACCAGCAGAAGCTCATCGTGGCGCGGGAATTCCAGCGCCACCCGCGGGTCCTGATCGCGGCACACCCCACGCGCGGGGTGGATGTTGGCGCGATTGAGTTCATCCATTCCCGCATCGTTCGAGCCCGCGACGAAGGCGCCGGTGTGCTGCTCGTCAGCTCTGATTTGGACGAAGTCCTAACCCTGTCAGACCGCGTCCTGGTGATGTTCGAAGGCCGCATCGTCGCCGAATACCGCCGCGGTGAAGTCGACGAGCGGGAATTGGGCCTGAAAATTGGAGGGGTATGAACAAAACGCGGATGGTGGAGCCGAGGGGGTTCGAACCCCTGACCTCCTGAATGCCATTCAGGCGCTCTACCAACTGAGCTACGACCCCATCCGGAGCGAGGCAAAATGTATGACCCTGGCCGAAATTGTCAAAGGCATTTTGCGCTTTGATCTGCCCGCCCCGGACTTTAGCCTGCGGACGTGAACGAGACCGTGCCGAGCGTTACGGTGCTGATCGCGGCCCGCCCTGCCCAACCCGAGGTCAAAGCCGTGGCCGCCAGCCGTGCCTTGGATTACCCGGCTGACCGCTTGGAGATACTTGTTGCGCGTGGGAAGCAGCCTTCCGTTCAGCGCAATACCGCGCTGAGGGCCGCGCACGGAGAGCTTATCTACTTTCTGGACGACGACTCGGTACCCGAACCCGCCAACCTGCGCCACGCGGTGGCCCATTTCCACGATCCGACGGTGCAGATGGTGGGGGGGCCGAACGTATGCCCAGCCGAGGCACCGCCGCTTGAGCAGGTCTTTGCGCGAGTGCTGGCAAGCTGGCTGGCTTTTGGGCCAAGCCGCGCCCGCTATTCCGCGGTCGGGCAGGTGCGCGAGTCGAGCGAGAAAGAACTCATCTTGTGCAACCTGGTGGCACGCCGCCAGGCCATGCTGGAATTGGGCGGGTTCAATGAGGCGCTCTATCCGAACGAGGAGAACGCGCTCATGGATTTGTTGCAGAAGCGCGGAGGGAAGCTGATTTACGATCCGCAACTGCTCGTGCGCCGCCGTCCGCGTTCCAGCCTCAGATCCTTCTCCAGGATGCTGATGACTTACGGGCGGGGCCGGGCCGAGCAGTTCCGTGTGCACCCGACCTTCGGCTCGGCGCTCAACTTCGTGCCACCACTCTTTTGCTTGTATTTGCTGGCGCTGCCTTTGCTGCTAGCTCTCACACCAGTTAATTGGGTTTGCTTTGTGCCGC
The nucleotide sequence above comes from Candidatus Paceibacterota bacterium. Encoded proteins:
- a CDS encoding ABC transporter ATP-binding protein, which produces MTAPGDPAVELRGLTKRFGSVLANAGVDLRVAPGTIHGVIGENGAGKSTAMKILYGMLHPDAGEIFLGGRKCVWASPSDAIAAGVGMVHQHFMLAAPYSALDNILLGAEPLRYRVIDRKGARARLETLARQYGLPVDWDRPVEELPVGLQQRVEILKLLYREARILILDEPTAVLTPQETNDLFGNLEKLRAEGKTVLLVTHKLKDVMSFTDRATVFRGGKVTGEVETSRTNPQELASLMVGRKVMLSIDVPPARPRAELALEVAELTLTGPAGSRHRLSQVSFAVKHGEILGVAGVEGNGQTELLQTLLHPREFRARISGTVRICGEEVDSFDTLRIRDLGVAVIPEDRQQEGLLLEQPVSESFLLGHQRSPAFSRAGFLRLNALARIAAQAVTDHDIRPPHLTLLAGKLSGGNQQKLIVAREFQRHPRVLIAAHPTRGVDVGAIEFIHSRIVRARDEGAGVLLVSSDLDEVLTLSDRVLVMFEGRIVAEYRRGEVDERELGLKIGGV
- a CDS encoding glycosyltransferase family 2 protein is translated as MNETVPSVTVLIAARPAQPEVKAVAASRALDYPADRLEILVARGKQPSVQRNTALRAAHGELIYFLDDDSVPEPANLRHAVAHFHDPTVQMVGGPNVCPAEAPPLEQVFARVLASWLAFGPSRARYSAVGQVRESSEKELILCNLVARRQAMLELGGFNEALYPNEENALMDLLQKRGGKLIYDPQLLVRRRPRSSLRSFSRMLMTYGRGRAEQFRVHPTFGSALNFVPPLFCLYLLALPLLLALTPVNWVCFVPLAVYALAVLAQGMALAAGGQVWQSLAAVPLIVLTHILYGLGFWRGLFTPLKPPEQRPSIEVALETVTL